AAGCATAAAAGAGGGCGATAAACGGAGTGACCAGACTTAAGAATACAAAGAATACATATTCCATGCCAACATTTAACGTAGTCATCACAAAAGCGCCGATGACTCCCCACGGGATGAGGGGGTGTAGAATGGTTCCTCCATCTTCGACCGTCCGACTCAAGTTCTTCGGGTGGAGGTTGTGATGTCGGTAAGAATCTTCATACATTTGTGCCGGCAGGATTATAGATAGGTATTGCTCTCCTGTGACAACGTTGACCCCAAAGGAAGAGGCTAATGTGGATGCAATGGTATTTCCTCGACTTCTAAGAGCTTGCTTGATTCCCTCGATTAAGGCTGCTGCTATTCCGATCCCTTGGATTAACCCCCCGAACGCAAGCGCGATGATAATCAAGGAAACACCGAAGAGCATACTTTCTAAGCCGCCTAGGGTCAAGAGTTCATCAATGGCTTCATGTCCGGTTTCAGCTTCATACCCAAAATGGGCAGCATTGATGATATCCCCGAAGGTGCTACCGGGCATAGTAAAGAATGTCGTCAAGGCAGCAACTATCAACCCTAGCGAAAGTGCAGGAATAGGTTTGATTCTTTTCATTGCTAACCCAATAATAACTAGCGGAGATAACAGCGTGACAATGCTAATCGGGAATTCAGATTGAAGCACTTGCATCATCTCATCAATCTGACCGGTGCTGGCAGCACCATCATGGGTAAAAACCCCAATGAGTCCAAAAATAATCAAGGCAATGATCAGAGCCGGGATAGTCGTCCATAGCATGTGACGAATATGTTCAAA
The Salicibibacter kimchii DNA segment above includes these coding regions:
- the nhaC gene encoding Na+/H+ antiporter NhaC translates to MEHKASTKGSALVLLIIIAILAVSILYYEAAPHIPILIGIMVAAVYGFKLRYRWHEMEGEIVKGISNGIPAILILSLIGTLIGVWVLNGTVQTITYYGLQILSPATFLISTVIITAIVAIMTGSSLSAMGTIGVSLMGVSYGMGVEPAMTAGAIVSGALFGDKLSPLSDTTNLAAAAAKTNIFEHIRHMLWTTIPALIIALIIFGLIGVFTHDGAASTGQIDEMMQVLQSEFPISIVTLLSPLVIIGLAMKRIKPIPALSLGLIVAALTTFFTMPGSTFGDIINAAHFGYEAETGHEAIDELLTLGGLESMLFGVSLIIIALAFGGLIQGIGIAAALIEGIKQALRSRGNTIASTLASSFGVNVVTGEQYLSIILPAQMYEDSYRHHNLHPKNLSRTVEDGGTILHPLIPWGVIGAFVMTTLNVGMEYVFFVFLSLVTPFIALFYAYTGWTLTKLDENKEERKVEQNDDSTKNM